The DNA segment ACAAAATTATCCagccatgttttcattttcattttaaaataatcaccAGCATCTACTCCCTCTAAAGTGTACACTCTCTGCTAATTATCTTCCACTGATCAATTTTTGGTCAAAGAGCTGCTGTCTTAGTTACTTTCAAACGGCTGACCTCACTGAAAACATGAATATCTGAGGCAAATAGGTGCCTTCAATCCTCTGGAAATCTGCCATTTTACGTTACCAAACTTTCAGTGCTTTTTCATAACATACACTTTCCTGGTTTTCCTTTCTAGAAGTGTCTGCAGAAGAAGGTCAAATAACCTGGACTTGAAAATGAACTTAACAGTGAAGAGGACGAAGAAGCGCTGGTTCTTCTCTCCGACACAGTTGTTGACCCAGGGACAGTGATGGTCCATCTTTCGGATGCAGCGCTCACAGATACTATAGAAGAAGAGCATGGCAGCATCACTTACTTTCTGCGCTCAAAGTGACACAAAATAACCACAAGCAGACAAAATTCAACCCCAAAGATGGCACACATGGTCGAATAATCTGCCCCGGCATAGCAAATTGTTTATTTACGTTTTTGTTAAATTGGCATATGTCAATGAGCTCACCAGCTGTCTCAGACAGCCCAAAGTTACTGTCTTCAGCAGGTAAGAAAAAACATTCCAAGACCTCTCTgtaaaataaactatatttcTTAATTAACTGAATAATTAGGTTTTAAAACCAACGAAAAACATTTAAGCATGGCAGGGGGACTTGGGGTCACTACCTGCAGTGATGAGCCCTCTCAGGTTTgatgctgcagcattttggacattTGTAGATGACCTTTCCTGGCTTCAGCTGCAGACTCTCCAAGTATTTCTTGTTGGCGTTTCCTTTTGGAACAGCTCCCtgagaagaggagggtggaaAGAGAGGATTAACAGAGGAGATGGTAAACATATAGCACTTGAATTGCAACAAAGTTCCTCTAATTTCTCTATCAAAATAAACCTCAGCCTCCTCACTGGGTCAGTCAGCATGGTGCGCAGGTGGGAGGCCAACGCCAGCACCGCCAGGCTGTTGAAGACCACCCCATTGATCACAGCGTACCAGAAGCTCCTGGAGGGAAGCAGCATAACGAAGGTGACCACAAAGTCAGCGAAGAAGACCAGGAACCAGGTGATGAAGGCACACACCATGCCGCAGCAGTCCTGGATGAACCAGAGCTGCTTAACCTCGCTGTAGAAACTCCTCTCaaccgcctcctcctccccgtccaGCAGGGGGTGCTGTTGCTCCATGTCCCTCATACGGTGGCTTGAGGACATTGTGCCCTGCTGGAAGTAACAGAAGACAAATGTGGATTTCAGCTGCTATTAATCAACATTTTTGCCAAACCcaaacttttttaatttactaCCCTGTCGTTGGTTTTATTCATCGGTTGCTAAAAGTAAAGTATATCAACTGCAGTGCAATTGACAATGATATTGCTTGTCAGAGGTTtaacatacagtaaataattTATAACAATGAATAATGCCTTTCAAATTTACTCACAGTTACTTTGACAGAGTTTACCTTGCCATGACGCAAGAGAAATTTAAACAGCAGCAAAGGACACGAGCTCTGCACTATCAAGAGCATGGATGCATGTTTGTTGTAGGTTAGAGCTACCACTGACAACTGTTTTCAcccatttattttcttcaaaactatcttattttatctgaccaacaatctaaaacacacacatatgtgtgaAGCTGGAACATGAGTCTTTTCTTCaagaaaaaatgtttctgttgattgactcaacaatcaatcaatcagctaagtagaatggcactcaatagagcgcacacctctgccaaggcctaaaagtcctcttaaattcaatcaaaccaCACCAGATGTGTACACACTCATAGGTATCATTTCCCTAAATATGCGTGACTTATTTAATCAAGCTCCATGAATTAATTCCTGAGAATGCAGTGAAAATGCCCTATCagagataa comes from the Hippoglossus hippoglossus isolate fHipHip1 chromosome 6, fHipHip1.pri, whole genome shotgun sequence genome and includes:
- the LOC117762799 gene encoding palmitoyltransferase ZDHHC7-like isoform X4, producing the protein MSSSHRMRDMEQQHPLLDGEEEAVERSFYSEVKQLWFIQDCCGMVCAFITWFLVFFADFVVTFVMLLPSRSFWYAVINGVVFNSLAVLALASHLRTMLTDPGAVPKGNANKKYLESLQLKPGKVIYKCPKCCSIKPERAHHCSICERCIRKMDHHCPWVNNCVGEKNQRFFVLFTMYIAVISGHALALCGYHFITCIRVQWRECSDFSPPATMMLMIFLCMEGLLFLTFTAIMFCTQLHSICNDETEIERLRNEKPTWERRTRWAGLRSVFGGQPSLLWMSPFAGLRLSSFLPKRTWRGGAEFSV
- the LOC117762799 gene encoding palmitoyltransferase ZDHHC7-like isoform X3, with the protein product MDCNQGTMSSSHRMRDMEQQHPLLDGEEEAVERSFYSEVKQLWFIQDCCGMVCAFITWFLVFFADFVVTFVMLLPSRSFWYAVINGVVFNSLAVLALASHLRTMLTDPGAVPKGNANKKYLESLQLKPGKVIYKCPKCCSIKPERAHHCSICERCIRKMDHHCPWVNNCVGEKNQRFFVLFTMYIAVISGHALALCGYHFITCIRVQWRECSDFSPPATMMLMIFLCMEGLLFLTFTAIMFCTQLHSICNDETIERLRNEKPTWERRTRWAGLRSVFGGQPSLLWMSPFAGLRLSSFLPKRTWRGGAEFSV
- the LOC117762799 gene encoding palmitoyltransferase ZDHHC7-like isoform X2; its protein translation is MDCNGTMSSSHRMRDMEQQHPLLDGEEEAVERSFYSEVKQLWFIQDCCGMVCAFITWFLVFFADFVVTFVMLLPSRSFWYAVINGVVFNSLAVLALASHLRTMLTDPGAVPKGNANKKYLESLQLKPGKVIYKCPKCCSIKPERAHHCSICERCIRKMDHHCPWVNNCVGEKNQRFFVLFTMYIAVISGHALALCGYHFITCIRVQWRECSDFSPPATMMLMIFLCMEGLLFLTFTAIMFCTQLHSICNDETEIERLRNEKPTWERRTRWAGLRSVFGGQPSLLWMSPFAGLRLSSFLPKRTWRGGAEFSV
- the LOC117762799 gene encoding palmitoyltransferase ZDHHC7-like isoform X1 is translated as MDCNQGTMSSSHRMRDMEQQHPLLDGEEEAVERSFYSEVKQLWFIQDCCGMVCAFITWFLVFFADFVVTFVMLLPSRSFWYAVINGVVFNSLAVLALASHLRTMLTDPGAVPKGNANKKYLESLQLKPGKVIYKCPKCCSIKPERAHHCSICERCIRKMDHHCPWVNNCVGEKNQRFFVLFTMYIAVISGHALALCGYHFITCIRVQWRECSDFSPPATMMLMIFLCMEGLLFLTFTAIMFCTQLHSICNDETEIERLRNEKPTWERRTRWAGLRSVFGGQPSLLWMSPFAGLRLSSFLPKRTWRGGAEFSV